The Aedes albopictus strain Foshan chromosome 2, AalbF5, whole genome shotgun sequence region ggctagttcatctcgagacccacgctttacttccctgctgaaggaagaactcacattttgcgagtttgtcgggagtgggattcgatcccaggtcctcggcgtgatagtcaagtattctaaccatcacactaggtccgctccacatttctcccagagttctttGAGGGATGCCTGCTGCTATTTATTTCGATATCCTTTATAGGTAGatgtcttctgagatttttcgtgAGACCAGATTGCTGCAGATAATTTACCGGAATTTGTACGAGGATTACTCCTTGTATGTGAGGGCGGGGGCTGGTGGGCGCAGGAGATTGTTCGGTAGTGTAAAATCCCGGACCATCCagaaatcgaacccgcactctctGCACGATCTTATTTATTGAAATTGATTTGAAAGATTTAAAAGGAGTGGGAGAATAAGcggaaaattgaaatttttaaatGAGACAGTAAGCCGTAGTGTAATCTGACAGCACTTTCCTATTCTTTTATATTAGTTATCATCTCTATCATTCGTTTAGAGCTGatttgtatctatacggatcagaatgtaACGATAATATAGAAGTTatgctgaaatagaacttgaaGAAATTAACAGATGTTGAGGATCTACATTGAAGATCTTTTTAAAGCTGCACCACAGTCTTTCATATTTTTCGtagaatcatgtttattttagtAGAACTTAACTATTGATAACAcatttttttgtagatttgaatggttagacaccttgggcgttaacaggTTAAAATAGCACAGGATTTGAAAGGTATAGTCCTTGTCCCGCCGCCTTGAGATGTTCGCAGAAGCTCTACACTGCCATCTGTACACCCGTTCGCATATTATCCGCATCGCTGCTAGAACCTCTAGTATTTTCTAGAGCATCGTTTCTGGTTCGGGCTTCTGACCTGGGAAAAAGCAACTAATGTTATGGAGAGCCTAAGTGGTTCTTACAATTTCAATGTGGTTATAGATTATAGTTGGATATGTGATGTTTCAATTCAAAACAACTGTATAGGTTGTAGATATCAAGAACTAAACTCCAGGACAATTTGGACGACCCTTGGTATATAAAAATTGGTGCTATCAACACCAAGTAAGTACTGTATGCAAAGTTAATTATGCAACGTTGCTCTGTTCTGCCGATGTGACTACTGTAGACCTGAAATTGTAAACTCCAATTTAGTTTGGTTGACTTGAAGTGCCAAAATGGCATTCAACTTTTCGAGACATTTATGGATCATCAATGTTATTTATTACAACACGAGCAAAGTTACATCTTGAAATTTGAAGGACTCAACATCAGAACAACTTGGAACGATTATAATCCAAATTACCCATGtctaattttaaaacatcgtgCATTTCAGGTGTAAAACAAAATCGAGTGTTATCTGTACACCCCGGCCTTTTACAATGGGAATTTAAAATTTACCTCAATGTAggtattcttctttttttttctgtcccATCCTGTAAGTCGCAAATCGTGAGCTCTTGGCATGACGAATGTTTTGCGCTTTGGTTTGTGCGTTGTTTTTATTTTGCCGTGGTAAGGTACATGAACTCTACAACATCCACTAATTTTCGGGGTAGCTTACTCCCGCGCACCACCCGCATCCATTTACCCTTCTCTCTCTAGATCgaaccaaaaccaaaaaaaaaaatgcgcgtGTGTAAATATGAACCCCGTGTAAGGTGTTGCTTTTATCTCGTACTGGGTGGCGCCTCCTCTGGTAGTTCCGTGTtttcgttgatgttgttgttgatgTTAGGCATTCGCTTTGCTTTGAAGCGCCTCAAGCTAGTTTCAGTAACATTCTGCGCGCTCTATTTATAGAGCCTCCCGTAAACGTTGGGAAAAGGAAGTCAACTACCCTGACTGACTGACGACGGGACGGGGCGCACGCATTGCACTTTGGATACTTGGAAGATGCGCAGTTTATCAATTTACTGTAGAGAAGTTCAATACGCAAAAGCTGAGGGGGTGAGGGTTTCTAATGAGGAACAAAAAAGCGAGGGAGCTGTTTTTCTCGCGAACACTGATCATCAACAAACTTTTTCCAGCCAATTTCGTCAGCTAGGCAGCCAGCTAGCGACGGGCGGCTATCATCATCAGACAGACGATACCTAAGTGCGTCAAAACGGGAGACCTTCGCTCGATTGCAGCATATAGAATAACAACAACAAGTCTGTTCGTGTGGGTGGCCGGCTGTGATCAAAACAGTTATGTCTGTGCTGTGCATGCTATCGCGCTGGTGATGAATGGGTCAGTGTTGCCAGATGGTTGGGTGGGGAAGGGAAAATTGATAGttaagtttgaaaattttaactgtTGCAATTCAATGCTCAACATTTTTATCTTGagcgaaattttgaaatttgattGATACTACAGTTgtgtaaaatctccgcatatctttCCGATCCACACTTATTTGGGGTTATGATTAATTGTGCATATTTTTATTCTCCTCATCAGGTCCAGAATGGGCTTCGTACAACATCGGAATCTTTCTCTGCACACGGTGCTGTGCCGTGCACCGAAATATGGGCGCCCACATATCCAAAGTCAAACACCTAAAGCTGGACAAATGGGAGGACAGCCAGTTAGAACGGATGATCGAGGTGGGCAATCGAGTCTCGAAGCAAAAGTACGAAATGCGCGTTCCCGCCTGCTATCGAAGGCCCCGGGAAAACGATCCACAGTAAGTTTCGATGCGTTCTAGTATGGTACAGCTTTATAATTGCGGTCCTTTCTTGTTCTTCTTGCAGAGTCCTCACAGAGCAGTGGATTCGCGCCAAATACGAACGGCTAGAGTTCTGCCTGAACGATCGACCCGCCTACACATCCGGCCACATGGAAGGTTTCCTGATGAAACGTGGCAAGGAGGACAGTCGTTACCAGCTGCGCAAATTCATCCTGTCTGAGGCGGACGATACGCTTCGTTACTTTGTCAAAGAGAAACGTGAACCAAAGGCAAtcctaagaatttccgaattgAACGTGGTATTTGCACCGGCCAAGATCGGTAACCCCAACTCGCTGCAATTGACGTTCATGAAGGACGGCACAACGCGGCATATCTACGTCTATCACGACGACCCAAAGGAGATCAACAATTGGTACATGGCGATCCGCTGTGCCAAGCTCCACCGGTTGCAGATTGCGTACCCCAGCGCATCGGAAAGCGATCTGGTCGATTACCTAACGCACGATTTCGCCCGGGAGGGCTGGCTCCTCAAGACGGGACCCCGAACGACCGACAGCTACAAGCGGCGATGGTTCACGCTGGACGACCGGAAGCTCATGTACCACGACGACCCGCTGGATGCCAACCCGAAGGGGGAGATTTTCCTCGGCAACCACCTGGATGGGTACAGCGTACGGATAGGGGCACCGGTCGGCGCCAAGGATCAGGGCTTTAGTTTTACGCTGTTCACACCGGAACGGACGTATAACCTGTCGTCGCACAGCGAGCAGGACCGCGACGAGTGGATGACCGTGATCCAGAAGGTGCTCGAGCGACCTTTGAGTCCGCAGGACAGTTCGAGTAAGTTGGAAATGGGGTTGAAGAAGCTCGGTTTGCAATTCTAACTACGATATTGTTTCTGCTATTTCAGTATCGGCGCGACTGATCCGGAAGCGCGGTGGTACCAACTCGATAAATATCTTCACCGGCAGGTAATAACCGATTGATTCGCTTTATCTGTATCTATTTATGATTAAGTTTTAGTAATCACTATTGTGTAACATTACGAATAACCAATTACGTCAGCAAGCATCGGCTTGTAAGAAATAAGCCAACAAACACACATATGTAACAAGGATGCATACTTTGTTTGTTAGTAGTTTGCTGTGTAACTCAACATAATCGACAAGATACTTGTTGCATAACTGTCTTCATCTCAAATGAATCCAGAAGTGCTTAAAAACCACCTCAATAGGATGGATTGTCACTGTTGAAAGAAACTAAAGTTGTAAAGTTGACTGTCTTACTAGAAATCGAAACTTTTCCATGTTTGGAATTAGAAATACTTGgtacatacatatttttttagaaCACCGAGAGACGGACGCATATTGAACTTTTGGCATACATGATCGAGGACTATCCTTCTTATACCAAATGGTATAGATCCTAAAATACCTATgagaaatctgtacggatgctcaaaaatctgtataatacagatgagTCTGTATATACGGCATCCCTGTTTgccataaagacatttggcataaggtcattcGGATTTCTAAAGTTTAAagaaaaaaagtgcttgaacttCTTGTAAGCATTTCTCCATTTGAGCTTGTCAGCAACTGCTTTAGATGTTTTACTGAGAATTATAAAGAAAGATTTTACCTGATTTCTGattgaattcctgaatgaattcaccATGGAATCTAAAACAATGTTGTGTAACAGTAGTTTTATTGTTTCTTCAAAGCCAACAGGTTCTAGATATTTAGGTTTTCATGGTTCTCGAATGGACGAATATTCGGCGAGTTCGGTGTATTGGTACAAGAACAAAATTTGTGACTGTACGGCCACTAACTCCAAATAGCAAAAAAGCTTTGATTTTGTTAAAATGATCAGTCATGATGATCCATCCTAAAACACACGCAATTAACAACGATAAGAAAGTATGCATCTGACATCTGACGCACTTTGAAGTGACGACACCTCCTTTTGTGAAAATGTGTATCGTTTAATTTATGAATAAGAGAGAATGTAATTTAACCCAAAGGATCGTTTCCGAAGCGTGTGCATATTGCTATAACACTGTTAGACGACATACCTTGATAACTTATTGAATGATCCTTGtgtcagaaaaaaaaagaaattaagcGAAAGTGTATATGTTTTTCAGTCGAGTTTTAGTAAAGATAAACGACCTCCAAATCCCAATCAGCGAAAAGTAAAAATCACAACAGGTATAGCACAGCATCCTGAAGCAGCTCAAACACATACCAATTATTATAAATAGGAATGACGAAGATTACTGCGAATATACTCAATCACTGCCTGTTTTGCCTGCCACGACGAGAGACCGGTGGTTTCCGGTTCGGCGGCATTACGCGAATTGAATCACTTACCTACCTACAACAAACATTACACACGCTGGAATTTATAAACTaccggaacgaaaaaaaaaacgatttcatTTTCTTCTCTGCGCGGATCTTTACAATCCGTACGGAGCAACTACTACAATAGCATAATTAGGGAACGGACCCACACAGAAACACAAACTTTTATACGATAAGGCTGATTTTCTTTTAGGAACTGAAAGCTAATAATACTGTCTAATGCATTAGGATTATATTTATTGTTTTGTATTATCATTGTTTTCTGTTTAGTCAATTATTTACCACCGAATCGAACTGTTGCTGTGGAtaagctagaaaaaaaaaacgaagcgcATCAAGTTGTTTGTGCAGCTCTCCTTCTTTATACACCTAACTAGTTTAGTCCATAGTTCAGTTTTTAGGAGTAAAGAAAAATTCGCTGTGCTGCCATCTGTGTGATTTTGCTTCTTCGCCGATTGGGATTTGGAAGTGTGTGTGTGTAATCTCTGTTGATTATGGTGCGTTCTATTGGATGCAAAGGTTGAAATAATGGGATAAACTTTTGTTGTCAAATGTGCTTCCGGGTTGGCGTTTCGATGAAAATTCTGAAACAAAATATCTTGATGAAAAATGGGAGGAAACAATAGAATCATTGAATCCTCTTTCGATAGGTTTCGATAGGCACTAGTGAACTTTGACGGAATCCAGTGTATTGTCACCTCCAGGCATAGGAGTTTCCTTCGTATattctttaaggtgaatatataacgaagccactcctcgaattttcatgagcacaaatctgaagaaccaaatgtctcaccacactgaaaagttgatcgattggtcacccgctggtggtgaccaatcgatcaacttttcagcacaatccatcaattggttcttcagatttgtgctcttgaaaattcgaggggtggcttcgttatatattcaccttaagagcTTTGCTTTCAAATCTATTCCTAtgtatttctcctaaaatttcgaTAATTCTTCCTTGAAGTAAGTCCGGGATCCCTATTTGAATTTCTACCGCGATTCCTTACAGAATCCCTATCCCGGATTCCATCATGGA contains the following coding sequences:
- the LOC109399228 gene encoding arf-GAP with dual PH domain-containing protein 1, which codes for MMADQNEKILHRLLQIDGNNECTDCGAKCPEWASYNIGIFLCTRCCAVHRNMGAHISKVKHLKLDKWEDSQLERMIEVGNRVSKQKYEMRVPACYRRPRENDPQVLTEQWIRAKYERLEFCLNDRPAYTSGHMEGFLMKRGKEDSRYQLRKFILSEADDTLRYFVKEKREPKAILRISELNVVFAPAKIGNPNSLQLTFMKDGTTRHIYVYHDDPKEINNWYMAIRCAKLHRLQIAYPSASESDLVDYLTHDFAREGWLLKTGPRTTDSYKRRWFTLDDRKLMYHDDPLDANPKGEIFLGNHLDGYSVRIGAPVGAKDQGFSFTLFTPERTYNLSSHSEQDRDEWMTVIQKVLERPLSPQDSSISARLIRKRGGTNSINIFTGR